A window of the Gemmatimonadetes bacterium SCN 70-22 genome harbors these coding sequences:
- a CDS encoding 50S ribosomal protein L2, translating to MGIRQFKPVTKGTRFRSISDFAEITRSTPEKSLVEPLKKSGGRDNHGHIAMRRRGGGHKRQYRIIDFKRNRFGDVATVKTIEYDPNRSARIALVQYADGEKRYILHPKGLAVGDTVVSGPGSDVRTGNALPLGEVPLGTAVHNIELLPGKGGQMARSAGMSAEVVAKEGDYVTLRMGSTEMRRVHQRCLATIGEVGNAEHELQSWGKAGKTRWKGWRPKVRGEVMNPVDHPHGGRTRGGRNVVSPWGKKEGVKTRNMKKPSQRLIVRGRKRGKATQSGF from the coding sequence ATGGGCATCCGTCAATTCAAGCCGGTGACGAAGGGGACGCGATTCCGCTCGATCTCCGATTTCGCGGAGATCACGCGGAGCACCCCCGAGAAGTCGCTCGTCGAGCCGCTCAAGAAGTCGGGCGGTCGCGACAATCATGGGCACATCGCCATGCGCCGTCGTGGCGGTGGCCACAAGCGGCAGTACCGCATCATCGACTTCAAGCGCAACCGCTTCGGCGACGTGGCGACGGTGAAGACGATCGAGTACGACCCGAACCGTTCGGCGCGCATCGCGCTGGTGCAGTATGCGGACGGGGAGAAGCGCTACATCCTGCACCCGAAGGGGCTGGCGGTCGGCGACACGGTGGTGTCGGGGCCGGGCTCGGACGTGCGGACGGGGAACGCGCTGCCGCTGGGAGAGGTGCCGCTGGGGACGGCGGTCCACAACATCGAGCTGCTTCCGGGGAAGGGCGGGCAGATGGCCCGTTCGGCGGGGATGTCGGCCGAGGTGGTGGCGAAGGAAGGCGACTACGTGACGTTGCGCATGGGGTCGACGGAGATGCGGCGGGTGCACCAGCGTTGCCTGGCCACGATCGGCGAGGTGGGGAACGCGGAGCACGAGCTGCAGTCGTGGGGGAAGGCCGGGAAGACGCGCTGGAAGGGCTGGCGTCCGAAGGTGCGTGGCGAGGTGATGAACCCGGTGGATCACCCGCACGGTGGCCGGACACGCGGTGGCCGGAACGTGGTGAGCCCGTGGGGCAAGAAGGAGGGCGTGAAGACGCGCAACATGAAGAAGCCGTCGCAGCGCCTCATCGTCCGCGGCCGCAAGCGCGGCAAGGCCACGCAGTCGGGGTTCTAG
- a CDS encoding 50S ribosomal protein L23: protein MATLHRTVVRPVVTEKTSAAYQAKGEYVFEVANDATKPAIKQAIEKLFGVKVTGVWTMNMRGKPRRSMGKTSGVRPSWKKAIVTLQAGDKIDIFEG, encoded by the coding sequence ATGGCGACGCTTCACCGCACCGTCGTGCGTCCCGTCGTGACCGAGAAGACCTCGGCGGCCTACCAGGCCAAGGGGGAGTATGTCTTCGAGGTGGCGAACGACGCGACGAAGCCGGCGATCAAGCAGGCGATTGAAAAGTTGTTCGGCGTGAAGGTGACCGGGGTCTGGACCATGAACATGCGCGGGAAGCCGCGTCGCAGCATGGGGAAGACGTCGGGCGTGCGACCGAGCTGGAAAAAGGCGATCGTGACGCTCCAGGCGGGCGACAAGATCGACATCTTCGAGGGCTAA
- a CDS encoding 30S ribosomal protein S19, whose protein sequence is MARSIKKGPFVQEALLKKVAGMNARNEKKVMKTWSRASTILPDFVGHTFAVHNGNKFVPVYVTENMVGHKLGEFAPTRLFRGHSGNRPTDKKAPAPAAAKGGR, encoded by the coding sequence ATGGCTCGTAGCATCAAGAAAGGCCCGTTCGTCCAGGAGGCGCTGCTGAAGAAGGTGGCGGGGATGAACGCGCGGAACGAGAAGAAGGTGATGAAGACGTGGTCGCGCGCGAGCACGATCCTTCCCGACTTCGTGGGGCACACGTTCGCGGTGCACAACGGGAACAAGTTCGTCCCGGTGTACGTGACGGAGAACATGGTGGGGCACAAGCTGGGTGAGTTTGCGCCGACGCGCCTGTTCCGCGGGCACTCGGGGAACCGCCCGACCGACAAGAAGGCCCCCGCTCCGGCGGCGGCCAAGGGAGGGAGGTAA
- a CDS encoding 50S ribosomal protein L4 yields MSEQTTLDAAAFTALGTARERVTLPSATFDGTVNMPVMHQVVKAYLANQRLGLAYTKTRGLVVGGNQKPWKQKGTGRARQGSTRAPNWPGGGTVFGPHGDRNYSEDVPRKVKALARKSALNARASEGAIYVIDAFNYTEPRTRTVKALVERVGADGQKVLILTDGVKQNVHLSGRNLPNVHVLPFGDASAYHILWSDVLLIEATAIGHTLAPIAEKEAAPAAKAAKAAKPAKAAKPKAAAKAAAKGATAGATMGATTGATKSAPKAKAAAKQAAPKSEAANDKKPAAKKAARKKGD; encoded by the coding sequence ATGTCCGAACAGACGACCTTAGACGCCGCGGCGTTTACCGCGTTAGGCACGGCGCGTGAGCGCGTGACCCTCCCGTCGGCCACGTTCGACGGCACGGTCAACATGCCGGTGATGCACCAGGTGGTGAAGGCGTACCTGGCCAACCAGCGCCTCGGCCTCGCGTACACCAAGACGCGCGGGCTGGTGGTGGGCGGCAACCAGAAGCCGTGGAAGCAGAAGGGGACCGGGCGGGCCCGCCAGGGGTCGACGCGCGCCCCGAACTGGCCGGGCGGTGGGACCGTCTTCGGCCCGCACGGCGACCGGAACTACTCCGAGGACGTGCCGCGCAAGGTGAAGGCGCTGGCGCGCAAGAGCGCGCTCAACGCGCGGGCCAGCGAGGGGGCGATCTACGTGATCGACGCCTTCAACTACACCGAGCCGCGTACCCGGACCGTCAAGGCGCTCGTCGAGCGGGTGGGCGCGGACGGCCAGAAGGTCCTGATCCTCACCGACGGCGTGAAGCAGAACGTGCACCTGAGCGGGCGGAACCTCCCGAACGTGCACGTGCTCCCCTTCGGCGACGCGTCGGCCTACCACATCCTGTGGTCGGACGTGCTGCTGATCGAGGCGACGGCCATTGGCCACACGCTGGCCCCGATCGCGGAGAAGGAAGCGGCGCCGGCGGCCAAGGCGGCCAAGGCGGCGAAGCCGGCCAAGGCGGCGAAGCCGAAGGCGGCGGCGAAGGCGGCGGCGAAGGGCGCCACGGCGGGCGCCACGATGGGCGCGACCACGGGTGCCACCAAGAGCGCGCCCAAGGCGAAGGCGGCGGCGAAGCAGGCTGCGCCCAAGTCCGAGGCGGCTAACGACAAGAAGCCGGCGGCGAAGAAGGCCGCCCGGAAGAAGGGAGACTAG